One Porphyromonas pogonae genomic region harbors:
- the metG gene encoding methionine--tRNA ligase — protein MEKKFKRTLVTTALPYANGPVHIGHLAGVYVPGDIYTRYLRLKGDDVIMIGGSDEHGVPIALKAKKEGTTPQDVVDRYHFLIKKSFEEFGITFDIYSRTSSPTHHEMASNFFRTLYDKGEFIEQTSRQYYDEEANQFLADRYITGTCPHCGNEKAYGDQCEACGTSLNATDLINPKSAVSGSIPVMRDTKHWYLPLDKHEPFLRHWILDEHKEWRSNVYGQCKSWLDMGLQPRAVSRDLDWGIPVPVEGAEGKVLYVWFDAPIGYISNTKELLPDTWETWWKDPETRLVHFIGKDNIVFHCIVFPAMLKAEGSFILPDNVPSNEFLNLEGDKISTSRNWAVWLHEYLEDFPGKQDVLRYVLTANAPETKDNDFTWKDFQARNNNELVAVLGNFVNRALVLTAKYFDNQVPACGELSDYDRATIQDFKEIKKVLEHNLDEFHFREALKEAMNLARIGNKYLADTEPWKLAKTDMDRVATIMNVALQITANLAIAFEPFLPFSSDKLLKMLNMEPFGWERLGAVDLLPAGHRLGDAELLFEKIEDEVIEAQIKKLQDTKAANELAAHKANPIAEDIEFDQFLKLDIRVGTVLECSKVPKADKLLQFKIDDGLGGRTIVSGIAKHYNPEDLVGKQVCFIANLPPRKLKGIESNGMILSAESADGSLKVIMPQGHVAPGSEVK, from the coding sequence ATGGAAAAGAAGTTCAAACGCACACTTGTCACCACAGCTTTGCCTTATGCCAACGGCCCCGTACACATTGGGCACTTGGCAGGAGTGTATGTTCCCGGAGATATCTATACCAGGTATCTGAGGCTCAAGGGAGATGATGTAATCATGATAGGAGGATCAGACGAACACGGCGTACCCATCGCCCTGAAAGCAAAAAAAGAGGGTACTACACCACAAGATGTAGTGGATCGCTATCACTTCCTTATCAAAAAATCGTTTGAAGAGTTTGGCATCACCTTCGATATTTACAGCCGTACCTCCAGCCCCACACATCATGAGATGGCAAGCAACTTTTTCCGTACTCTCTATGATAAGGGTGAGTTTATCGAGCAGACCAGCCGTCAATATTATGATGAAGAAGCCAATCAATTCCTTGCGGATCGCTATATCACCGGCACTTGTCCTCACTGCGGTAACGAGAAGGCGTATGGCGACCAGTGCGAAGCTTGCGGTACGTCGCTCAATGCTACAGACCTCATCAATCCCAAGTCTGCCGTCAGCGGCAGCATACCTGTCATGCGTGATACCAAGCACTGGTACCTGCCCCTTGACAAGCATGAGCCCTTTCTCCGTCACTGGATTCTGGACGAGCACAAAGAGTGGCGCAGCAACGTGTATGGACAATGCAAAAGCTGGCTCGACATGGGCTTGCAGCCGCGTGCAGTAAGTCGTGACCTCGACTGGGGTATACCTGTGCCGGTAGAAGGCGCAGAGGGCAAAGTGCTGTACGTATGGTTCGATGCCCCTATAGGATACATCTCAAATACCAAAGAGTTACTGCCCGATACGTGGGAGACTTGGTGGAAGGATCCTGAAACACGCTTAGTACATTTTATCGGTAAGGACAATATCGTATTCCATTGTATCGTATTCCCGGCAATGCTCAAAGCAGAGGGCTCATTTATTTTACCGGACAATGTACCCTCCAATGAGTTTCTTAATCTTGAAGGAGATAAGATCTCCACCAGTCGCAACTGGGCTGTGTGGCTACATGAGTATCTGGAAGACTTCCCCGGCAAACAGGACGTCTTGAGATATGTGCTTACGGCTAATGCTCCTGAGACTAAGGACAATGATTTTACATGGAAAGACTTTCAGGCACGCAACAACAACGAATTGGTAGCAGTACTGGGCAACTTTGTCAATCGCGCCTTGGTGCTCACAGCTAAATATTTCGACAACCAAGTGCCCGCTTGTGGAGAACTGTCCGATTACGACCGTGCCACCATCCAAGACTTCAAAGAAATCAAAAAAGTACTGGAGCATAACCTGGACGAATTCCACTTCCGCGAGGCGCTCAAAGAGGCCATGAACTTGGCTCGCATCGGTAACAAATACCTCGCAGACACAGAGCCATGGAAGCTTGCCAAGACGGATATGGATCGTGTGGCTACTATCATGAATGTAGCATTGCAGATTACCGCCAATCTGGCTATTGCTTTCGAGCCGTTCTTGCCCTTTAGTTCAGATAAGTTGCTCAAGATGCTCAACATGGAGCCTTTCGGATGGGAGCGTCTGGGTGCTGTGGATTTACTTCCTGCAGGACACCGACTGGGCGATGCCGAGCTCCTCTTCGAGAAGATAGAAGATGAGGTGATAGAGGCACAAATAAAGAAATTGCAAGATACAAAGGCAGCTAATGAGCTGGCAGCTCACAAAGCCAACCCCATAGCAGAGGATATTGAGTTTGATCAGTTCCTCAAGTTAGACATCCGTGTAGGTACCGTACTCGAGTGTAGCAAAGTGCCCAAAGCCGACAAACTGCTACAGTTCAAAATCGATGATGGTCTTGGCGGTCGCACTATCGTATCCGGCATTGCCAAACATTATAACCCTGAAGACTTGGTAGGCAAACAAGTATGCTTTATAGCCAACCTACCGCCTCGCAAGCTCAAAGGAATAGAATCAAACGGGATGATCCTTTCAGCAGAAAGTGCTGACGGATCATTGAAAGTCATCATGCCTCAAGGGCATGTCGCTCCCGGTAGTGAAGTGAAATAG
- a CDS encoding magnesium transporter CorA family protein, whose protein sequence is MTTFIEMEAGLKILPAFANRCWVNVECPDEDDFNFLTQELNIPEEFLSDIADLDERPRTEHEGDWQLTILRIPVESNIQGAPYTTVPIGIITNERATVSVCYKKSQMLPDFINHIRRKSINFESQSDFITRLIYSSAVWFLKYLKIIYLEVTTAEKALESSIRNEDLLRIMRLQKSLVYFSTSIRGNEAMLGRLRTVNKAQIVDPELIEDVVIELRQAYNTVNIYSDIVTGTMDAFASIISNNVNTIMKRMTSLSIVLMVPTLIASFYGMNVDIHIGKIPYAFVGIVLFSLLLSVLAFYIFRKIKWF, encoded by the coding sequence ATGACAACTTTCATTGAAATGGAAGCCGGGCTCAAAATCCTGCCTGCTTTCGCAAATCGTTGCTGGGTCAATGTAGAATGCCCCGACGAAGACGACTTCAACTTCCTTACACAAGAACTTAATATCCCTGAAGAATTTCTGTCGGACATTGCAGACTTGGATGAGCGCCCGCGTACCGAGCACGAAGGTGACTGGCAGCTTACCATACTGCGTATCCCGGTAGAGAGTAATATTCAGGGAGCTCCTTACACTACTGTACCTATAGGTATCATTACCAATGAACGGGCTACGGTATCCGTTTGCTATAAAAAATCGCAGATGCTGCCCGACTTTATCAATCATATTCGTCGCAAGAGTATCAACTTCGAATCACAATCCGATTTTATCACTCGTCTCATCTATTCCTCAGCAGTTTGGTTTCTGAAATATCTCAAGATTATATATCTCGAAGTAACCACCGCAGAGAAAGCCCTCGAAAGCAGTATACGTAATGAAGACTTGCTACGCATCATGAGGTTGCAGAAATCACTGGTATACTTCAGCACCTCTATACGAGGCAATGAGGCTATGCTGGGAAGACTGCGTACGGTGAATAAAGCCCAAATAGTGGATCCCGAGCTGATAGAAGATGTGGTGATAGAGCTGAGACAGGCATATAATACGGTAAACATCTACAGCGATATCGTTACGGGTACAATGGATGCCTTTGCCAGTATCATATCCAACAATGTGAATACGATCATGAAACGTATGACTAGCTTGTCCATTGTACTCATGGTACCTACACTGATAGCGAGCTTCTACGGCATGAACGTGGATATCCATATAGGTAAAATACCTTATGCATTTGTGGGTATTGTACTCTTTTCTCTTCTACTCTCGGTATTGGCTTTTTATATTTTCAGAAAAATCAAATGGTTCTAA
- the mscL gene encoding large-conductance mechanosensitive channel protein MscL, with amino-acid sequence MAKFIQEFKEFALKGNVMDMAVGIIIGGAFGKIVSSMVNDILMPPLGLLIGNTFADKKTILHPAVMDPATGEVTKEAITLNWGMFIQNTVDFLIIAFVIFLMIKGINSLRKKQPEPVAEAPADPVDIQLLKEIRDELKKSNQQ; translated from the coding sequence ATGGCAAAGTTCATACAAGAGTTTAAAGAATTTGCTCTCAAGGGCAATGTAATGGACATGGCTGTGGGTATCATTATTGGAGGTGCATTCGGTAAGATTGTATCTTCTATGGTCAATGATATACTGATGCCACCGCTGGGACTACTTATCGGAAATACATTTGCCGATAAGAAAACAATCCTTCACCCTGCTGTTATGGATCCTGCTACAGGAGAAGTTACCAAGGAAGCAATTACTCTCAACTGGGGTATGTTTATCCAGAATACCGTTGATTTCCTAATCATAGCTTTTGTGATATTCTTGATGATCAAAGGCATCAACAGCCTCAGAAAGAAACAGCCTGAGCCCGTGGCAGAAGCTCCCGCAGATCCTGTGGATATACAATTGCTCAAAGAAATCCGTGACGAGCTGAAGAAATCAAATCAGCAGTAA
- the ruvB gene encoding Holliday junction branch migration DNA helicase RuvB, with the protein MENPFDIRNEQLSSQGEKEIENVLRPLSFESFSGQDKVVENLGIFVQAAKLRGESLDHVLLHGPPGLGKTTLSNIIAYELGVGMKITSGPVLDKPGDLAGLLTSLEPNDVLFIDEIHRLSPVVEEYLYSAMEDYRIDIMLDKGPSARSIQIDLSPFTLVGATTRSGLLTAPLRARFGINLHLEYYDAITIKKIILRSASILDVFCADDAAAEIASRSRGTPRIANSLLRRVRDFAQVKGNGAIDKPIACYALEALNIDRYGLDQIDNKLLTTIIDKFGGGPVGLTTIATALGEDPGTIEEVYEPFLIKEGFIKRTPRGREVTELAYKHLGRSMHPSQPTFFDEI; encoded by the coding sequence ATGGAAAATCCTTTTGACATTCGTAACGAACAGTTGAGCTCCCAAGGAGAGAAAGAGATAGAAAACGTATTGCGCCCGCTGAGCTTCGAAAGCTTTAGCGGACAAGATAAAGTGGTCGAAAACCTGGGGATCTTTGTGCAAGCAGCCAAGCTCCGTGGCGAATCACTCGACCATGTACTTTTGCATGGTCCTCCGGGGTTAGGTAAAACTACCTTGTCTAATATTATAGCTTACGAACTGGGTGTGGGTATGAAGATCACATCCGGCCCTGTATTGGACAAGCCGGGAGATTTGGCGGGGCTGCTTACGTCACTTGAGCCCAATGATGTCCTTTTTATCGACGAAATACACCGACTAAGTCCCGTGGTGGAAGAGTATCTTTACTCTGCCATGGAAGATTATCGCATAGATATTATGCTGGACAAAGGTCCCAGCGCACGATCCATACAGATAGACCTCAGCCCGTTTACATTGGTAGGAGCCACTACGCGTAGCGGATTACTCACAGCCCCGTTGCGAGCCCGTTTTGGCATCAATTTGCACTTGGAGTACTACGATGCTATCACGATAAAGAAGATTATATTGCGGTCGGCCTCAATTCTGGATGTTTTCTGTGCTGATGATGCGGCGGCAGAAATCGCAAGTAGGAGCCGGGGTACTCCACGTATTGCCAATTCCCTTTTGAGACGAGTAAGAGACTTTGCACAAGTCAAAGGTAACGGAGCTATAGATAAACCCATTGCATGTTACGCCTTGGAAGCTCTCAATATTGACCGCTACGGACTGGATCAGATAGATAATAAATTGCTCACAACCATCATAGATAAGTTTGGCGGAGGCCCTGTAGGGCTCACCACTATAGCTACAGCTTTGGGGGAAGATCCCGGTACCATAGAAGAGGTGTACGAGCCTTTCCTTATCAAAGAGGGTTTTATCAAGCGTACTCCTCGCGGACGCGAAGTAACAGAGCTTGCCTATAAGCATTTGGGAAGATCTATGCACCCATCTCAACCCACATTTTTTGATGAAATATAA